One segment of Niabella beijingensis DNA contains the following:
- a CDS encoding ROK family transcriptional regulator: MKKKAIVENKRPLLTSENRKKHLFKVRLLKYLYEVDAASVGEICKALFISTPTTLKLLNELIKEQWIEKKGFGKSMGGRKPDLFGLRPGSLFSLCIDIELFSVKMVILDNAHKESTPILTKAHTLSKDREEVDQVYQAALALMKESGIDKNRLIGVSIGMPGLVDSFKGENYSYLTSDVPGRTLQQSFEEKFGMPVILQNDVKGTALAELRHGQALGKKNALVLLMDWGVGLGIIMDGKVRQGASGFSGEMGHIPFIDNGDLCYCGKHGCLETVASGLALAKMAKEGILSGKNSILAELSEKEIDNIEAEVVIKAANRGDQYAIKLLSNIGTNMGKGISTLIQLFNPELIILGGKIAEARQYITLPMQQAINTYCMTQIREKASIVSSELGQNGRLLGYATASFDHYFTSLLTTLEN; encoded by the coding sequence ATGAAAAAAAAAGCGATTGTCGAAAATAAACGTCCTTTGCTTACTTCAGAAAACAGGAAAAAACATCTTTTTAAGGTACGCCTGCTGAAATACCTGTATGAGGTGGATGCAGCCTCTGTTGGTGAGATCTGCAAAGCCCTTTTCATCAGCACCCCCACCACGCTCAAGCTCCTGAATGAACTGATAAAAGAGCAATGGATCGAAAAAAAAGGATTCGGAAAATCCATGGGGGGAAGGAAACCGGACCTGTTCGGCCTGCGCCCCGGGTCCCTGTTCAGCCTTTGTATTGATATTGAACTGTTCAGCGTCAAAATGGTGATCCTGGACAATGCCCATAAAGAAAGCACGCCCATCCTTACCAAAGCCCATACGCTTTCCAAAGACCGGGAAGAAGTGGACCAGGTATACCAGGCCGCCCTGGCGCTGATGAAAGAATCGGGTATTGACAAAAACCGGCTCATTGGTGTAAGCATCGGGATGCCCGGACTGGTGGATTCCTTTAAGGGCGAGAACTACAGCTATCTTACAAGTGACGTTCCGGGCAGGACCCTGCAACAGTCCTTTGAAGAAAAATTCGGAATGCCGGTAATATTGCAGAATGATGTAAAAGGTACCGCACTGGCGGAACTGCGGCACGGGCAGGCCCTGGGCAAAAAAAATGCGCTGGTACTGCTGATGGACTGGGGTGTTGGACTGGGTATTATTATGGATGGAAAAGTACGGCAGGGCGCTTCCGGTTTTTCAGGGGAAATGGGGCATATCCCGTTCATCGACAATGGCGATCTCTGCTACTGTGGCAAACACGGTTGCCTGGAAACCGTAGCTTCCGGACTGGCCCTGGCCAAAATGGCCAAGGAAGGCATTCTCTCCGGTAAGAATTCCATACTTGCGGAACTCTCTGAAAAAGAGATTGATAATATCGAAGCCGAAGTGGTTATTAAAGCCGCCAACCGGGGTGATCAGTATGCCATTAAATTATTATCCAATATCGGCACCAATATGGGTAAGGGCATTTCCACACTGATCCAGCTGTTCAATCCCGAGCTGATTATCCTTGGCGGAAAAATTGCGGAAGCGCGGCAGTATATCACCCTGCCCATGCAGCAGGCGATCAATACCTATTGTATGACGCAGATCCGGGAGAAAGCATCGATCGTTTCTTCAGAACTGGGTCAGAACGGCCGGCTCCTCGGTTATGCCACAGCTTCTTTTGATCATTATTTTACTTCGTTGCTGACAACGCTGGAGAACTAA
- a CDS encoding septal ring lytic transglycosylase RlpA family protein yields the protein MHAGKLHHNLALLLLVLLFSCSRKMSETGKASYYSDAFSGRKTASGAVFRQGKKTAAHPSLPFGTKVTVTNLKNGRKVRVHINDRGPFVAGRIIDLSKKSARKIGMLQDGVVPVKLTYKK from the coding sequence ATGCACGCCGGCAAACTCCATCATAACCTGGCCCTTTTGCTGCTGGTGCTGCTGTTTTCGTGCAGCCGCAAGATGAGCGAAACGGGTAAGGCCTCGTATTACAGCGATGCTTTCTCCGGGCGGAAGACCGCCAGTGGTGCCGTTTTCCGGCAGGGTAAAAAAACCGCAGCCCATCCGTCCCTTCCCTTTGGCACAAAGGTGACTGTTACTAATTTAAAGAATGGCCGGAAAGTGCGGGTGCACATTAATGACCGCGGGCCTTTTGTTGCAGGCCGTATCATCGACCTCAGTAAAAAATCTGCCCGGAAAATAGGAATGCTACAGGATGGAGTGGTGCCGGTAAAACTGACCTACAAAAAATAA
- a CDS encoding SemiSWEET family sugar transporter: MSLDVSGVDILGYIAGAITTLTFLPQVIKTIREKSVKDISLMMFVIAAVNEILWVIYGVLKSDQVIILTNAVILCLSLTMIYLKFAYARRQTPS; encoded by the coding sequence ATGTCGCTGGATGTATCAGGAGTCGATATCCTGGGGTATATTGCCGGAGCCATCACAACGCTCACATTTTTGCCCCAGGTGATAAAAACGATACGGGAGAAATCAGTAAAGGATATCTCTTTAATGATGTTTGTCATCGCGGCAGTGAATGAGATCCTCTGGGTCATTTATGGCGTCCTGAAATCCGACCAGGTGATCATCCTCACCAATGCGGTGATCCTTTGTCTTTCCTTAACCATGATCTATCTTAAGTTCGCATATGCACGCCGGCAAACTCCATCATAA
- a CDS encoding 3-keto-disaccharide hydrolase, whose translation MRFLFLLLFSAAMTASAQDPIPRNWVQLFNGKDLSGWTPKITGYAYGDNFGNTFRVVDKKITVNYDHYKTFDDRFGHLFYKSPYSYYLLAVEYRFVGKQNTGAPGWAYKNSGVMIHCQPPATMGKDQDFPISIEVQLLGGDSTGERTTCNLCTPGTNVEMDGKLVTQHCINSTSKTFRNEEWVRAEILVLGDSVVKHIANGDTVLVYQKPQVGGGSVTHFDPAVKKDGQLLKSGYISLQSEGHPVEFRKVEIIDLSPYYEKKPLTAKNRSFKK comes from the coding sequence ATGCGGTTTCTTTTTCTTCTTTTATTCTCAGCAGCGATGACTGCATCCGCCCAGGATCCTATTCCCCGGAACTGGGTACAGCTTTTCAACGGAAAGGACCTTTCCGGCTGGACTCCAAAGATCACTGGTTATGCCTATGGCGATAATTTCGGAAATACTTTTCGCGTGGTGGATAAAAAAATAACCGTTAACTACGATCATTACAAAACCTTTGATGACCGCTTTGGCCATCTTTTTTATAAATCTCCTTATTCTTACTACCTGCTGGCGGTGGAATACCGTTTTGTAGGCAAACAAAATACCGGCGCACCCGGCTGGGCCTATAAAAACAGCGGGGTAATGATCCATTGTCAGCCCCCGGCTACTATGGGCAAGGATCAGGACTTCCCCATTTCTATCGAAGTGCAGTTGCTGGGCGGGGATTCTACGGGAGAACGGACCACCTGCAACCTTTGCACCCCCGGAACCAATGTGGAAATGGATGGCAAACTGGTAACACAACATTGTATCAACTCCACCTCAAAAACATTCCGGAACGAAGAGTGGGTACGCGCCGAGATACTGGTGCTCGGGGATTCAGTGGTTAAACATATTGCCAACGGGGATACCGTGCTGGTGTACCAGAAACCCCAGGTAGGCGGCGGCAGCGTTACCCATTTTGACCCTGCTGTAAAAAAGGATGGTCAGTTGCTGAAGTCGGGTTATATCTCGCTTCAAAGCGAAGGGCATCCTGTTGAGTTCAGAAAGGTGGAGATCATCGATCTGAGTCCCTATTACGAAAAGAAGCCGCTGACCGCAAAAAACAGGTCTTTCAAAAAATAA
- a CDS encoding phosphatase PAP2 family protein, producing MQTLRNLTDNNRTLAVFLVTFLILVAAPSLLITKVQSFFWLNFFHSKALDNFFTAYTFVGDGLFSLLLVAFFYFRNRVLAFRILLAFLISGVAAQVLKKILHAPRPMAALGSQAYPYFIDGVTHSGYSSFPSGHTTSAFALALVCCLHTRNFGVQLLLLFLACLVGYSRIYLGQHFLPDVFAGMLLGCVTAIIVYLFVQYPAWLRKERRIEGNVPA from the coding sequence ATGCAAACCCTGCGAAACTTAACAGACAACAACCGGACGCTGGCGGTGTTCCTTGTTACCTTTTTGATACTGGTGGCAGCACCCAGCCTGCTCATAACGAAAGTGCAAAGCTTTTTCTGGCTGAACTTTTTTCATTCTAAGGCACTGGACAATTTTTTTACCGCCTATACATTTGTGGGTGATGGATTGTTCTCTTTGTTACTGGTGGCCTTCTTTTATTTCAGAAACCGGGTGCTGGCCTTCCGGATATTGCTGGCCTTTCTTATTTCCGGCGTAGCCGCACAGGTATTGAAAAAGATCCTTCATGCGCCACGGCCAATGGCTGCACTGGGGTCACAGGCCTATCCGTATTTTATAGACGGGGTCACGCATTCGGGGTACAGCAGCTTTCCTTCCGGACATACGACCTCGGCCTTCGCGCTGGCTCTGGTGTGCTGTTTGCATACCCGGAATTTCGGGGTACAGCTCCTGTTATTGTTCCTGGCCTGCCTGGTAGGATATTCGCGTATTTACCTGGGGCAGCATTTCCTGCCGGATGTGTTTGCAGGAATGCTGCTCGGCTGTGTTACAGCGATCATTGTTTACCTGTTTGTGCAATACCCTGCATGGCTGAGGAAGGAGCGCCGTATCGAGGGTAATGTTCCTGCCTGA
- a CDS encoding ArnT family glycosyltransferase, with the protein MTGYQKRMYFLIAGVALCKLILAAVLQLGNDEVYYLTYAQQLQWNYFDHPPAVAVVIDLFSLNLLLKHELFLRLGFILIGCVNTWLVYRIGKKLYNDHAGWLAALFFSASLYGTIIAGFMIMPDGPLLLFWLLGVSLAVDISRSTASSVPYRLLLWFGFVNGLAVMSKISAVSLWIGFILFLLCYKRSLFRHPGLYLALLLTACMASPAFLWNRQHDGGGMWYHAGRIALHHVTLNPSGFLRQLLGELGYNNPLCCVPALWGLYYCSRNKIMQGEVHRLLLWLLLPLLAIVWFFSFFRPVLPHWTGPSYTLLLFYGAVAFAHRYREKQPAPNILKWANVLVAAAIFFIAAASFFLPFVFNRDNKQNTGKGDLMLDFTGWKRFSGNFSILYENDQAAGTMQPGAVLLADYWFPAAHLNWYVARENGYPFKAVGRLNDIHQFAWLNRQQPVLKTGIDAYYITVSNYYRAPGPELLRCFSVGNTVALPQLRMGKSVRYFFITRLHHYKGGIKKTGVTD; encoded by the coding sequence ATGACCGGCTATCAGAAACGGATGTATTTTCTTATTGCGGGAGTAGCGCTGTGCAAACTGATACTGGCTGCGGTATTGCAATTGGGCAATGATGAAGTATACTATCTTACGTATGCACAGCAACTTCAATGGAACTATTTTGATCATCCCCCGGCTGTGGCAGTTGTCATTGATCTGTTTTCTTTAAACCTTCTGTTAAAGCACGAATTGTTCCTGCGCCTTGGTTTTATACTGATCGGGTGTGTGAACACCTGGCTGGTATACCGCATTGGCAAAAAGCTCTATAACGACCATGCCGGATGGCTGGCCGCATTGTTTTTCTCCGCGTCCCTGTACGGAACCATCATTGCCGGGTTTATGATCATGCCGGATGGCCCGCTGCTGCTGTTTTGGCTGCTGGGCGTATCACTGGCTGTTGATATCAGCCGGAGCACGGCTTCCAGTGTGCCATACCGGTTGTTGCTGTGGTTTGGATTTGTAAACGGACTGGCTGTCATGAGCAAGATAAGCGCTGTATCGCTGTGGATCGGTTTTATACTATTCCTGTTGTGTTATAAAAGAAGCCTGTTCCGGCATCCGGGATTGTATCTGGCATTACTGCTGACCGCCTGCATGGCATCTCCTGCATTTTTGTGGAATAGGCAGCATGACGGCGGGGGAATGTGGTATCATGCCGGTCGTATTGCACTGCATCATGTTACGTTGAATCCTTCCGGCTTTCTGCGCCAGCTGTTGGGAGAACTGGGCTATAACAACCCGTTATGCTGTGTGCCGGCCCTTTGGGGCCTGTACTATTGCAGCCGCAATAAAATAATGCAGGGGGAAGTGCACCGGTTACTCTTATGGCTGCTGCTGCCACTGCTGGCGATCGTCTGGTTTTTTTCTTTTTTCCGGCCGGTACTGCCGCACTGGACGGGGCCATCCTATACACTGCTTCTGTTTTACGGGGCTGTAGCTTTCGCACACCGGTACCGGGAAAAGCAGCCGGCGCCCAATATTTTAAAGTGGGCGAACGTTCTGGTGGCAGCCGCCATCTTTTTTATCGCAGCCGCTTCCTTTTTTTTACCGTTTGTGTTTAACAGGGATAATAAGCAGAACACCGGTAAAGGCGACCTGATGCTGGATTTTACCGGATGGAAGCGCTTTTCCGGCAACTTCAGCATATTGTATGAAAACGACCAGGCCGCGGGTACCATGCAACCGGGGGCTGTCCTGCTTGCTGATTACTGGTTCCCTGCGGCTCACCTCAACTGGTATGTTGCAAGGGAAAATGGTTATCCGTTCAAAGCCGTCGGTCGGCTGAATGATATTCACCAGTTTGCCTGGTTGAACCGGCAGCAGCCGGTATTGAAAACGGGAATTGATGCCTATTACATTACTGTATCCAACTATTACCGGGCGCCCGGCCCGGAACTGTTACGCTGTTTTTCTGTGGGAAACACGGTTGCCCTGCCACAGCTCCGTATGGGAAAAAGCGTGCGCTATTTCTTTATAACACGGCTGCACCATTATAAAGGGGGGATAAAAAAAACCGGCGTCACCGATTGA
- a CDS encoding TIGR00730 family Rossman fold protein: MDTKEKMKNSERIIPAKEHIYLDGPKSRTYELGFAFHVLWQFLKGFRTLHFVGPCVTVFGSARFKEDHIFYKQAEEFGRRIASLGFTTMTGGGPGIMEAANRGAFEAGGESVGCNIKLPFEQHYNKYLTAAVTLDHFFVRKVLLVKYSYAFIIMPGGFGTMDEFFETVTLMQTKTITQFPIVLFGTEFYKELMTAIESMAAKGTISKEDLDLVLLTDDMDEAMQHISHYITTNYKIKRRWRIPWLFEKR, encoded by the coding sequence ATGGATACAAAAGAAAAGATGAAGAACAGCGAGCGCATTATCCCCGCCAAAGAGCACATCTATTTGGACGGCCCCAAGAGCAGGACCTACGAGCTGGGATTTGCTTTTCATGTGCTGTGGCAGTTCTTAAAGGGCTTCAGGACCCTGCATTTTGTAGGCCCCTGCGTTACGGTTTTCGGATCGGCCCGGTTTAAAGAGGATCATATTTTTTATAAGCAGGCAGAAGAGTTTGGACGGCGAATCGCTTCACTCGGGTTTACGACCATGACCGGCGGCGGACCGGGTATTATGGAGGCTGCCAACCGCGGCGCTTTTGAAGCCGGGGGGGAATCCGTTGGTTGCAATATCAAGCTGCCCTTTGAACAGCACTATAACAAATACCTGACCGCGGCTGTAACGCTGGATCATTTCTTTGTGCGCAAGGTGCTGCTGGTTAAGTACAGTTATGCCTTTATCATCATGCCCGGTGGTTTCGGTACCATGGACGAGTTTTTTGAAACGGTTACATTGATGCAGACAAAGACCATCACCCAGTTCCCGATCGTTCTTTTCGGAACAGAATTTTATAAGGAGCTGATGACCGCTATTGAAAGCATGGCGGCAAAAGGCACTATTTCCAAAGAGGATCTCGACCTGGTACTGCTTACAGATGATATGGATGAAGCCATGCAGCATATCAGCCATTATATCACCACCAACTATAAAATCAAAAGAAGATGGCGGATACCCTGGCTGTTTGAAAAACGGTAA
- a CDS encoding exodeoxyribonuclease III, with product MRIISYNVNGIRAAIKKGFIEWLKTDPADVICVQETKASKTDVDTTLLHDLGYEDHWFSAQKKGYSGVAVFTRIKPDNIVYGTGHHTSDDEGRVLQLDFGDLRVVNAYFPSGTSGDVRQAFKYMWLDEFYTYLGELKNTRQRLVLCGDYNIAHEAIDIHDPKGNKNSSGFLPEEREWMTKFLKNGFNDSFRMIHPDEPHRYSWWSQRFPSVRLNNKGWRIDYITVTDALKKSVEDAEIYPDVKHSDHCPVYLKLQL from the coding sequence ATGCGAATTATCAGTTACAATGTAAACGGGATCCGTGCAGCGATCAAGAAAGGGTTTATCGAATGGCTGAAAACGGATCCGGCCGATGTGATTTGTGTACAGGAAACAAAAGCATCAAAAACGGATGTGGATACCACATTACTCCACGATCTGGGCTATGAGGACCACTGGTTCTCGGCACAAAAAAAGGGCTACAGCGGTGTGGCCGTATTTACCAGAATCAAACCGGACAATATCGTTTACGGAACCGGCCATCATACCAGCGACGACGAAGGGCGTGTGTTGCAGCTGGATTTTGGTGACCTGAGGGTAGTGAATGCCTACTTTCCCAGCGGCACCAGCGGCGATGTGCGGCAGGCCTTTAAATACATGTGGCTGGATGAATTTTATACCTATCTCGGCGAACTGAAGAACACCCGGCAGCGGCTGGTGCTTTGCGGGGATTATAACATTGCACATGAAGCCATCGATATCCATGACCCCAAGGGGAATAAGAACTCTTCAGGATTCCTGCCGGAAGAGCGGGAATGGATGACAAAGTTTTTAAAGAATGGGTTCAATGACAGTTTCCGGATGATCCATCCCGATGAACCCCACCGGTATAGCTGGTGGAGCCAGCGCTTTCCCTCGGTACGCCTCAACAATAAAGGCTGGCGCATCGACTACATCACTGTTACAGACGCCCTGAAGAAAAGTGTGGAGGACGCGGAAATTTATCCGGATGTAAAGCACAGTGATCACTGCCCTGTTTACCTCAAACTGCAGCTCTGA
- a CDS encoding DUF4286 family protein — protein MKPSVIWNITTKVPSGTSESWLSWLREVYIPAFLETGCFYDAVVLKLMNQEEDGDVTYAVQFHARSEAGFEQFVREHHAALSKLMKNTWGGECYSFESALQVVN, from the coding sequence ATGAAGCCATCGGTTATATGGAATATCACCACAAAAGTGCCTTCCGGAACCAGCGAAAGCTGGCTTTCCTGGCTCCGGGAAGTGTATATCCCTGCGTTCCTGGAAACGGGATGTTTCTATGATGCTGTTGTTTTAAAACTGATGAACCAGGAGGAGGATGGCGATGTTACCTACGCCGTTCAGTTCCACGCCCGTTCTGAAGCCGGTTTTGAGCAGTTTGTACGGGAGCACCATGCTGCGCTGAGCAAGCTGATGAAGAACACCTGGGGCGGGGAATGCTACAGTTTTGAGTCGGCACTTCAGGTTGTGAATTGA
- a CDS encoding HU family DNA-binding protein, whose protein sequence is MNKAELIDKISGDSGITKTQANAALDSFVDAVTRTLKKGDKVTLVGFGTFSVTKRAARNGRNPQTGAVIKIKAKKVARFKAGKELASKI, encoded by the coding sequence ATGAACAAAGCAGAATTGATCGACAAGATATCCGGTGATTCCGGTATCACAAAAACACAGGCAAATGCAGCTTTAGATTCTTTTGTAGATGCTGTTACCAGAACATTGAAGAAAGGTGATAAAGTTACACTGGTGGGTTTTGGTACTTTTTCTGTAACCAAAAGAGCAGCACGTAACGGCCGCAACCCGCAAACCGGTGCTGTAATCAAAATCAAAGCTAAAAAAGTTGCCCGCTTCAAAGCTGGTAAAGAGCTTGCTTCTAAGATCTGA
- a CDS encoding 30S ribosomal protein THX — translation MGRGDKKTAKGKRFKGSFGKSRPANPKKAAPAKKKAEA, via the coding sequence ATGGGAAGAGGAGATAAAAAAACAGCAAAAGGAAAACGCTTTAAGGGATCGTTCGGTAAAAGCCGTCCTGCAAACCCCAAAAAAGCAGCTCCTGCCAAAAAGAAAGCAGAAGCTTAA
- a CDS encoding PepSY-associated TM helix domain-containing protein — protein MDSGTVPAFKTGRAGKKKPGFIRKWASRLHLWLGMTIGILVFIISVTGCLYVFKDEIENQLRKNAIFHNEPSIETKNLLPLKTLEAKVQEQCREKYNIHWVDIPIDKKRSYQFYYYETNPGAWNYFGEYIIYKSAYVNPFTGKVLAVFDEKNSFFSIVKIIHWSFLLNSGWGTYVVGIPVLIFLIMIITGIILWWPKNKKARKQRFWFQWKNVRAWRRRNYDLHSILGFYASFIALIVTITGLFYAFTFVQQALYFSFSGGKTALPDFSHITTKAPDSMRNEHTIDKICRQVEALYPGAFSYSVDLGNEHLDNHEHPNFSVYVKQLGYSYHIMHQLIFDENSGALLKNYNHREKNMGEKVVGANYDIHVGAILGLPTKIIAFITSLICASLPVTGFLVWYGRQRKKKKPVRLV, from the coding sequence ATGGATAGCGGAACAGTTCCTGCATTTAAAACAGGGCGGGCAGGAAAAAAGAAGCCGGGTTTTATTAGAAAATGGGCTTCCAGGTTGCATTTGTGGCTGGGGATGACCATTGGCATCCTTGTTTTCATCATTTCCGTCACCGGATGTTTATATGTGTTTAAAGATGAGATCGAGAACCAGCTGCGTAAGAATGCGATCTTCCACAACGAACCATCTATCGAAACCAAAAACCTGCTTCCGTTAAAAACGCTGGAAGCAAAAGTGCAGGAGCAATGCCGTGAAAAATACAATATCCACTGGGTGGATATCCCCATCGATAAAAAGCGCTCCTATCAGTTTTATTATTACGAAACCAATCCCGGAGCCTGGAATTATTTCGGAGAGTATATCATTTACAAATCGGCGTATGTAAACCCCTTTACCGGAAAAGTGCTTGCCGTATTTGACGAAAAGAACAGTTTTTTCAGTATTGTTAAGATCATCCACTGGAGCTTTCTGCTGAACAGCGGCTGGGGTACTTATGTGGTGGGCATTCCGGTGCTTATCTTTCTTATCATGATCATAACCGGCATCATCCTGTGGTGGCCTAAAAATAAAAAAGCACGGAAACAGCGCTTCTGGTTCCAGTGGAAAAATGTGCGGGCCTGGCGCAGACGGAATTATGACCTGCACAGTATCCTGGGGTTCTATGCGTCTTTCATCGCACTGATCGTTACCATTACCGGCCTCTTCTATGCCTTTACGTTTGTACAGCAGGCGCTTTACTTCAGCTTCTCCGGGGGTAAGACCGCTTTGCCGGACTTCTCACATATTACCACAAAAGCCCCGGACAGTATGCGCAATGAACATACCATTGATAAGATCTGCAGGCAGGTGGAAGCCCTCTATCCCGGGGCATTCAGCTATTCCGTGGATCTGGGAAATGAGCACCTGGACAACCATGAGCACCCGAATTTTTCAGTATATGTGAAACAACTGGGCTATTCCTACCACATCATGCACCAGCTCATTTTTGATGAGAACTCCGGTGCGCTTTTAAAAAACTACAATCACCGGGAAAAGAACATGGGGGAAAAGGTGGTGGGCGCCAATTACGACATTCATGTGGGTGCGATCCTGGGCTTACCCACAAAGATCATCGCTTTTATTACAAGTCTTATCTGTGCTTCGTTGCCAGTAACAGGCTTTCTGGTATGGTACGGCAGGCAGCGGAAAAAGAAAAAGCCGGTACGGCTGGTATGA
- the pdxH gene encoding pyridoxamine 5'-phosphate oxidase: MKQEIADIRINYSKKSLSESDVAEDPVSQFNSWWQEAVESQLSEVNAMTLATADADGLPDARIVLLKGFSGKGFVFFTNYESRKGKELQQNPNACLVFFWKELERQVRITGTVSKVPENESDQYFYSRPVASQIGAIASPQSSVIPDRSFLDQRTQEVSDRANAGQQIQRPDHWGGYLVTPFSVEFWQGRPSRLHDRLRYTLQPDGQWRIERLAP, encoded by the coding sequence ATGAAACAGGAAATTGCCGATATACGGATCAATTATTCAAAGAAGAGCCTGTCTGAGAGTGATGTGGCGGAAGATCCCGTCAGTCAGTTCAACAGCTGGTGGCAGGAAGCCGTGGAAAGCCAGCTTTCAGAAGTAAATGCCATGACCCTGGCAACCGCTGATGCCGATGGACTGCCGGATGCCCGGATCGTGCTGCTAAAAGGATTCTCCGGCAAAGGGTTTGTTTTCTTCACCAATTATGAAAGCCGGAAAGGCAAGGAATTACAACAGAACCCGAATGCCTGCCTGGTCTTTTTCTGGAAAGAGCTGGAACGGCAGGTAAGGATCACCGGAACAGTGTCCAAAGTACCGGAGAACGAAAGCGACCAGTATTTTTATTCCCGTCCTGTAGCCAGCCAGATCGGCGCCATCGCCTCACCACAAAGCAGTGTGATACCCGACCGCAGTTTCCTTGACCAACGGACGCAGGAGGTCAGCGACCGTGCCAATGCCGGGCAGCAGATCCAGCGTCCTGATCACTGGGGTGGCTACCTGGTAACCCCCTTTTCTGTTGAATTCTGGCAGGGAAGACCCAGCCGCCTGCATGACCGGCTGCGGTATACCTTGCAGCCGGACGGACAATGGCGGATCGAACGCCTGGCACCCTGA
- the pyrH gene encoding UMP kinase, with protein MPKYKRILLKLSGESLMGDKNFGMDSEVISQYAREIKSITELGVEVALVIGGGNIYRGMNEAETGIERAHGDYMGMLATVINGMALQAGLEKTGLFTRLQSAIKMEQIAEPYIRRRAIRHLEKGRVVIFGAGTGNPYFTTDTAGSLRAIEINADVILKGTRVDGVYTADPEKDPTATKYDEVTYQECLTKNLRIMDMTAFTLCMENNLPIIVFDMNQEGNLKRLVEGEKIGTLIR; from the coding sequence ATGCCCAAGTATAAAAGGATCTTATTAAAACTTTCAGGAGAATCGTTAATGGGAGATAAAAATTTCGGAATGGATTCCGAAGTCATTTCACAGTATGCACGTGAGATCAAATCCATAACAGAACTGGGAGTGGAGGTAGCACTGGTGATCGGCGGAGGCAATATCTACCGGGGCATGAACGAGGCAGAAACGGGCATTGAGCGCGCGCACGGTGACTATATGGGCATGCTGGCCACCGTGATCAACGGAATGGCACTGCAGGCCGGGCTGGAAAAAACAGGTCTGTTCACCCGTCTGCAAAGCGCTATAAAAATGGAACAGATCGCAGAACCTTATATCCGCCGCCGGGCGATCCGGCACCTGGAAAAAGGACGTGTGGTGATTTTTGGTGCAGGAACGGGCAACCCTTATTTTACTACCGACACCGCAGGCTCGCTCCGGGCCATCGAGATCAACGCAGATGTTATTTTAAAAGGCACACGGGTGGATGGTGTATATACGGCAGATCCGGAGAAGGACCCCACCGCGACAAAATATGATGAGGTCACTTACCAGGAATGCCTTACGAAGAACCTCCGGATCATGGACATGACCGCCTTCACACTCTGCATGGAGAACAACCTGCCGATTATTGTATTTGATATGAACCAGGAAGGGAACCTGAAACGACTTGTGGAAGGCGAAAAGATCGGTACACTGATCCGCTGA